The genomic segment GGTGTGGTAAGAGACAATTTCCAGGGGGTTGGTCTGGTAGATTTTGCCTTCCTGGTCAATGAAATAATGGTATCCTATTCCAGGCCACCCCTGTTTTTCCACGTGGTAGCGGGCAATAAACTCTGGCCCCAAGTTGGGAGGAATTGCTGAATGGTGTACCACCAGATATTTTATGGCTCCAAGCTCTCTCCTGGCATAGCGTCCAACGGGATGTCTGGGAAGCTTATCGGATATATCTTCCACAGGGGGCTCCACCACTGGTGCTGGCTTCTCCAATGCCTCCTTCAGCTCTTTTAATTCTTCCCGGATTTCCAGTAGCTTTTCCCCAGCATTTCCCAGAGCTGCCTCTCCTGAAGATAAACGCACCATGAGGACTTTCTGAAAATACTGGACCAGGCTTCCCTCCTCTTCCCGCTCCTCCGACACAGGCAGCCCGCACACCTCCAGGCCCAGTTTTTCCAGAAGCTGAAGAAAAGGCCCCTTTACGCTGAAGCCTGTTTCTTCAAAATACTTGGCGGGCGCTTCTCTTGGCATTGAAGCTACAGCCCTGACTACCGGCCGAAATTCCCCTTCCTCAGTTCGCCAGGCAAAAACAGCCTGGGCGGGATCTGGAGAAGAAGCAATAAGGGCACAAGCTGAGTTTACGTACGGGTATTTATACAGCTCACGATAGTATTCCACATATTTTCTGGCCATTTCATCGGGGGAAAGACCCGGAGTGGAATCGCCAAATTCCGTTATTTCAATGGTTTTATTCGGAAACATCCGGTGGTAGAGTTTAAACCTGAGCCCCCATTCTTCTGAGAGATGGTTTTCATACTGCCAGTAGCAATGGCACCCAAGCCAGTCAGACTCTTCCACTGCTTCTCGGCATATTTCCAGCCATTCCAGATCTCGGTGAGGATAATTTATGGCAAGGCCGGGGAAGCCGAACTTTGCCCAGGGGAAAAGCTCCCGCAACCTCCTCAAAACCTCAAGGTACCAGCTTTTAAAATCCCTGGCCTGCTCATCCGAGGAGCCCCATCCTTCAATCCTCTGGAAGTGATTTGGCTCATTATGGATCTCAAACTTCTCGGCATAGGGGCGGAGAGTCCGGATGCTGGGAGCAACCCTTTCCACAAATTCCTGAGGAGAGGGATGCTGTCCCAGGGCAAAGCCTCTGTCCCAGAGCCTTACGATGAACTCAAGGGAAGGGTTCTCCCGGCGCAGCCTTTCATAGACCGAAACATCCGTTATGGATACAGTCTTAAGGGTTTCAATGCGGGCTTCCCGGATTAAACTGTAATCTCCTTCCGGGAAGAATACATCGTTGCGAGCATGGAGGCCTATGCGGACCATTTCACCCTTCCTTTATCTTGAATTGCCATGCGCACCAAAATTCGGGGGGATGAGGATCGGGAGGACAGGCTATGCAAATGGTCTCTATGCGGGGGTCAATGGTGCGGGCGAATACAGAATACTCAACCAGACCCACGGACTTACAGGGGAAATCGGGCAGGCCCTTGCTTTTGCGAGCTTCCTGAACCCGACACTCATTCATCCGGAAGATAAGAGTATTTTCATCGGGCTCTAGGATTTCCTGGCGGTTTATATAGGAATAGAGACGATACTGCAGGGCTTTTTTGAGAGCCTTGAGGCCTCCGCCCGGCTCCATCCCAAGCCTTTTCATGATCCTCCTGGCTTCAATGGCTGAAAATTGCTCCCAGGCTTTCTGGTCCAGTTTTATAGCCATCTCCATCCCGCAAGCCTCTTCCACCGCCAGAAACCACAATCCATCGTGGGCGAGCCAATTCCTCGCAGCATCCTCCAGAAGGCCAATCAGTTCCTCTTTGCTAAGCTGCATAAGGGTTTGACGGTCCGGCATATTCTCACCTCCACAGTGTTTTTCCCTGGTACACATCGAAGGCTTTACGCATGAGCGAATTCCCTGCGGTAAACCATCCACCCCAGAACGATTAAAGCACCCAGCATTGTCATACGAAATAGAGCGCTTACCGCACAGGGCAAACCGAGTTTTGTGAACTCGGAACC from the Anaerolineae bacterium genome contains:
- a CDS encoding N-acetylmuramoyl-L-alanine amidase, whose translation is MVRIGLHARNDVFFPEGDYSLIREARIETLKTVSITDVSVYERLRRENPSLEFIVRLWDRGFALGQHPSPQEFVERVAPSIRTLRPYAEKFEIHNEPNHFQRIEGWGSSDEQARDFKSWYLEVLRRLRELFPWAKFGFPGLAINYPHRDLEWLEICREAVEESDWLGCHCYWQYENHLSEEWGLRFKLYHRMFPNKTIEITEFGDSTPGLSPDEMARKYVEYYRELYKYPYVNSACALIASSPDPAQAVFAWRTEEGEFRPVVRAVASMPREAPAKYFEETGFSVKGPFLQLLEKLGLEVCGLPVSEEREEEGSLVQYFQKVLMVRLSSGEAALGNAGEKLLEIREELKELKEALEKPAPVVEPPVEDISDKLPRHPVGRYARRELGAIKYLVVHHSAIPPNLGPEFIARYHVEKQGWPGIGYHYFIDQEGKIYQTNPLEIVSYHTRAYNSSGVGICLAGDFTSSIPPIAQILALGHLCAYLLEKLNLSKEAIVGHQELILTICPGGRWKEWKGMLFKAVDEAPRQSFKPLYHYMLFWQTQDAWASEEWEAAQNYIARFRPTCGFSIHDALQARYVTIVGGKDKIDEDVEGLLRRSGCKVERIVYPDIASLKKLLDDLVAKGKRFLAPV
- a CDS encoding DUF6125 family protein, whose product is MPDRQTLMQLSKEELIGLLEDAARNWLAHDGLWFLAVEEACGMEMAIKLDQKAWEQFSAIEARRIMKRLGMEPGGGLKALKKALQYRLYSYINRQEILEPDENTLIFRMNECRVQEARKSKGLPDFPCKSVGLVEYSVFARTIDPRIETICIACPPDPHPPEFWCAWQFKIKEG